In the Mycosarcoma maydis chromosome 6, whole genome shotgun sequence genome, one interval contains:
- a CDS encoding histone acetyltransferase catalytic subunit HAT1 (related to histone acetyltransferase subunit HAT1) encodes MKDSWSSNSTTSTAIRLVGSPYGTDSPFQPTFTYPIYGEAETIYGYEGLAIKLSVASGSLVPLLEVTYRAKNEATTAEIDDVEGKIKEFLAPDFLSTSSPSAMEEFETVVKADKEFRPLGDKVHSYTRGKVDKGKAKSSTASLASSTLSASDPNARVFEIYRSTWHTPGFREYHRRMQLFTLLFIEGASYIQEDETNWEFFTLYEKVSRDDKQTWHFMGYTSLYKFWCWPDSSRIRLSQFVILPPFQKQGHGGALYTTVYDQIRERANVTELTVEDPSEDFDRLRDGNDLRRLLAPGGFADSAKAQNKLHAPLDKEWIESQRLQHKLAPRQWSRVLEMVQLMNLDTTDHEQVKQYRLQVKARIYRQNKDILMQLEKQQQRSKLQETFEGVVEEYGDMVGVDVEDLLDDGPSGTGALYGADEEEDQEQGQGDRHYSNGNGPPRKMARLA; translated from the coding sequence ATGAAAGATTCTTGGTCCTCCAACAGCACCACTTCCACAGCTATACGCCTTGTTGGCTCACCGTACGGAACCGACTCTCCCTTCCAACCAACTTTCACCTATCCGATCTATGGCGAGGCCGAAACTATCTACGGTTATGAGGGACTAGCTATCAAGCTGAGCGTCGCATCAGGCAGCCTCGTGCCGTTGCTTGAAGTCACATACCGCGCAAAGAACGAAGCTACCACGGCCGAAATCGACGATGTCGAGGGAAAGATCAAGGAATTCCTTGCACCTGATTTCCTTTCCACCTCCAGCCCTTCTGCGATGGAAGAGTTTGAAACAGTGGTAAAGGCGGACAAAGAATTTCGACCGTTGGGCGACAAAGTGCACAGCTACACGCGTGGCAAAGTAGACAAAGGCAAAGCCAAATCGAGcacagcatcgctcgcctcttccaccCTATCCGCAAGTGACCCGAACGCAAGAGTGTTCGAAATCTACCGATCCACCTGGCATACACCTGGATTCCGCGAGTATCACCGTCGAATGCAACTATTTACACTGCTCTTTATCGAAGGTGCGAGCTACATTCAGGAGGACGAGACTAATTGGGAGTTTTTCACGCTCTACGAGAAAGTCTCGCGCGACGACAAGCAGACATGGCACTTTATGGGCTATACATCACTCTACAAGTTCTGGTGTTGGCCCGATTCGTCTAGGATCCGGTTGAGCCAGTTTGTCATTCTACCGCCATTCCAAAAGCAAGGTCATGGAGGAGCGCTCTACACTACAGTGTATGATCAGATTCGAGAGCGCGCCAACGTGACCGAGCTCACGGTGGAGGATCCATCAGAAGATTTTGATCGGTTGCGGGACGGAAATGATCTGCGCAGGTTGTTGGCTCCAGGTGGATTTGCGGATTCCGCGAAAGCGCAAAACAAACTTCATGCGCCATTGGACAAAGAATGGATCGAGTCGCAACGACTGCAACACAAATTGGCCCCACGTCAGTGGTCGAGAGTGCTCGAAATGGTGCAGCTGATGAACCTGGATACTACGGATCATGAGCAGGTCAAGCAGTACAGGCTTCAGGTAAAAGCGAGGATCTACCGCCAGAACAAAGACATTCTGATGCAACTGGAAAAGCAGCAACAGAGAAGCAAGTTGCAAGAAACCTTTGAGGGTGTGGTGGAGGAGTATGGTGACATGGTGGGCGTAGATGTTGAGGATCTGCTGGATGATGGACCGAGCGGCACAGGTGCGCTGTACGGCGcagatgaggaggaggatcAAGAGCAAGGGCAAGGGGACAGGCACTATAGCAACGGGAACGGTCCGCCGCGCAAGATGGCTCGCCTCGCATGA